In the Mesorhizobium sp. M1D.F.Ca.ET.043.01.1.1 genome, ACTCCGGCATGGGGAGTAGAGCCGTGAGACAGCTGAGATTTCTTCAGGCCATGAACGAAGCCTACCATCAGGCCATGGGGGCAGATGAGAGTGTCATGATTATCGGGGAGGACATTCGAGGTGGAATTCGCGGTGAGACGAAAGGCCTCCATGGCGCTTTCGGCGATCTCCGCGTACTCGACACACCCATTTCCGAGGCAGCGTTCACCGGCTTCGCTACGGGGGCGGCTTTGGCCGGTTTGCGCCCAATCGTTCAGTTTCAAGTTCCCTCACTGATTTACGTCGCATTCGACCAGCTAGTCAATCAAGCGGCGAAGATGCGATTGATGTTAGGAGGTCAAGCAAATCTTCCAATCACTTACACGCTTATGGTGTCTGGATCGCGGGGTGGAAACGCGGGCCAGCACTCAGACAATCCCTATCCGTACCTCCTACACGCTGGCTTCAAGGTTGTTTGCCCTTCGAATGCCTACGACGCCAAGGGCCTCATGATCCAGGCGATCCGCGAAGACGACCCCGTCGTTTTCATAGCATCAGCCATGTCGCTT is a window encoding:
- a CDS encoding transketolase C-terminal domain-containing protein, with the translated sequence MNEAYHQAMGADESVMIIGEDIRGGIRGETKGLHGAFGDLRVLDTPISEAAFTGFATGAALAGLRPIVQFQVPSLIYVAFDQLVNQAAKMRLMLGGQANLPITYTLMVSGSRGGNAGQHSDNPYPYLLHAGFKVVCPSNAYDAKGLMIQAIREDDPVVFIASAMSLPQKGPVPEEIYAVPFGCGDVKREGSDVTVIAIGHLVPEALAVAERLAQEKNISVEVWDPRSLLPLDREGLLKSVKKTGRVVIYDDTNRTCGFAAELSAIIGELAFSSLKAPIKRVTRADVPMPFNLALEAAVLPKPQQLEDAILAVRSYAHV